One genomic segment of Paenibacillus xylanexedens includes these proteins:
- a CDS encoding PD-(D/E)XK nuclease family protein, with amino-acid sequence MAQYPQWSYSQSRASMFDECLRKYYYHYYGAHNGWKTDSADEMQVRLYRLKQLSNLYLVFGDLAHRMCESAVRSREEGKDKPREHFLEQTIRKLLNQAYVESMDADQWRLNPKNRTMLSEIYYGDDTLNDRIATIKERASACVGNLYQTLTWEDLSRASTDILEIEKWDTMMLHDTRVYVKMDLLYRRSNGNIVIVDWKTGKEDDFSDQLMLYASYVREHYRVPLEQIELRVEYLLTGKHREFTATEEDIWKVEENVGRYIEEMRSCVEDEYYNRPKDVTYFTAMPSHRSCRDCNFREVCSERAV; translated from the coding sequence ATGGCACAATACCCGCAGTGGTCTTATTCGCAGTCGCGGGCGAGTATGTTCGATGAGTGCCTGCGCAAATATTATTATCATTATTACGGTGCCCATAACGGTTGGAAGACAGACTCTGCTGATGAGATGCAGGTTCGTCTGTACCGTCTGAAGCAGCTCAGCAATCTGTATCTTGTCTTCGGGGATCTCGCGCATCGGATGTGTGAGTCGGCGGTACGCAGCAGAGAAGAGGGCAAAGATAAACCGCGTGAACACTTTCTGGAACAGACGATACGCAAGCTGCTGAATCAGGCGTATGTGGAATCCATGGACGCGGATCAGTGGCGGTTGAACCCCAAGAATCGCACGATGCTGTCGGAGATTTATTACGGGGATGATACGTTAAATGACCGGATCGCCACGATTAAGGAACGGGCTTCGGCCTGTGTCGGTAACCTGTACCAGACGCTTACGTGGGAGGACTTGTCCCGAGCAAGTACGGACATTCTGGAGATCGAGAAATGGGACACCATGATGCTGCACGATACACGCGTGTATGTGAAGATGGACTTATTGTATCGGCGCAGTAACGGCAATATTGTCATTGTGGACTGGAAGACGGGCAAGGAAGATGACTTCTCCGATCAGCTAATGCTGTACGCATCTTATGTGAGAGAGCATTACCGGGTTCCCTTGGAGCAGATTGAGCTGCGAGTGGAGTACCTGTTAACCGGGAAACACCGAGAGTTTACAGCGACAGAAGAGGATATCTGGAAGGTGGAGGAGAACGTGGGTCGTTACATTGAGGAGATGCGATCCTGTGTGGAGGATGAATATTATAACCGTCCCAAGGACGTCACCTACTTCACAGCGATGCCTTCCCACCGGTCCTGCCGGGATTGCAACTTCCGCGAAGTGTGCAGTGAGCGAGCAGTCTGA
- a CDS encoding PucR family transcriptional regulator, producing the protein MRNDRVFTIKDILARPVFGRARLAAGKDGVNRQVGWVHVLEITNVSPFVSPHDLILSTGLWLQSEEGREEYLLQLIGSEAAGLCVEFGTSIYGIPEELIELADRHQFPLIVFEQPVRFVEITQDIHSLLINHQHQLLKSLEAYSRQLQQRTLQSTDMSAVLNLLHEYAAKPVVYISSMEPGSFVPELLPEMEQAIYTWYEHEVEHLDLNDSDTELWFHMDEEKALLCHPVVCFGQVFSAVGMIVHPAAPVEYLKLLLDYTAKAAAALTLRSQFLEEKMVRNQNELIQDLMNGNIHQEEQAQTRMGLRLLVKGQYWFAGGVIEIEHRLKGTGRERMEANHQDVLVLLRSLLKKNNLPSLIMLKNNQVYLCCAKEAVTAAARHQLLRLLEGIAQDVKRFASRNLKQVMIHVGFGKLRSRLTSLPESLQEAYQVIEVSRSVDSMEHVHFYERMGIYQMLKALPHSFLQPFVQDHLGMLIAHDQTHHLRLVETLDAYLQNFGSKRDAAAQLFIHRQTLYNRLEKLEELMGPGYMDQGRRICLEMALLAHAMIENGQWQSS; encoded by the coding sequence TTGCGAAATGACCGTGTGTTTACGATTAAAGATATCCTTGCACGTCCGGTATTTGGCCGAGCACGACTAGCGGCAGGGAAGGATGGAGTGAACCGTCAGGTTGGCTGGGTTCATGTATTGGAGATTACCAATGTATCTCCATTCGTAAGCCCCCATGATCTTATTTTATCCACTGGACTGTGGCTTCAATCGGAAGAAGGGCGCGAAGAGTATCTGCTTCAGCTCATTGGCAGTGAGGCAGCGGGGTTATGTGTGGAGTTTGGTACCAGCATATACGGAATCCCGGAAGAACTGATTGAACTGGCGGACAGACACCAGTTTCCGCTGATCGTATTTGAGCAACCGGTCCGTTTTGTCGAGATCACACAGGATATTCACTCTCTGCTCATTAATCATCAACACCAACTGCTGAAAAGTCTCGAAGCATACTCCCGTCAGCTTCAGCAACGAACTTTACAGAGTACGGATATGTCTGCTGTGCTGAACCTGCTGCATGAGTACGCTGCCAAACCGGTGGTGTACATTTCGTCCATGGAGCCGGGCAGTTTTGTGCCCGAACTTCTTCCGGAGATGGAACAGGCCATCTATACCTGGTATGAGCATGAGGTAGAACATCTGGATTTGAATGATTCAGATACCGAATTATGGTTCCACATGGACGAAGAGAAGGCTCTGCTCTGTCATCCGGTCGTCTGTTTTGGCCAAGTATTTTCGGCTGTAGGCATGATTGTGCATCCCGCGGCTCCAGTGGAATATCTCAAGCTGTTGCTGGATTATACGGCGAAGGCGGCGGCAGCGCTCACGCTTCGTTCCCAGTTTCTTGAGGAGAAGATGGTCCGCAATCAGAATGAACTGATCCAGGATCTGATGAATGGCAACATCCATCAGGAGGAACAGGCTCAGACCCGAATGGGGCTTCGTTTGTTGGTGAAGGGACAGTACTGGTTTGCAGGAGGAGTCATCGAGATTGAGCATCGATTGAAGGGTACAGGCCGGGAGCGAATGGAAGCGAATCATCAGGATGTTCTTGTCCTGCTGCGTTCCCTGCTCAAGAAGAACAATCTGCCTAGCCTGATTATGCTGAAGAACAACCAGGTATATCTGTGCTGTGCGAAGGAAGCGGTAACGGCTGCTGCACGTCATCAACTGCTGCGATTGCTGGAAGGGATTGCCCAGGACGTGAAACGGTTTGCCAGTCGTAACTTGAAACAGGTTATGATTCATGTGGGGTTTGGCAAGTTACGCAGCCGTTTGACCAGCTTGCCGGAGAGCCTTCAGGAGGCCTATCAGGTGATCGAAGTTTCGAGATCGGTAGATTCGATGGAACATGTTCACTTTTACGAACGTATGGGTATATATCAAATGTTAAAGGCGTTACCCCACTCCTTCCTGCAACCCTTTGTCCAGGATCACTTGGGTATGTTGATTGCACATGACCAAACGCATCACCTGCGATTGGTAGAGACGTTGGATGCTTATCTGCAGAACTTTGGTTCCAAACGGGATGCGGCCGCCCAGTTATTTATTCATCGGCAAACGTTGTACAACAGACTGGAGAAGCTGGAAGAACTGATGGGTCCAGGTTACATGGATCAAGGGAGAAGAATCTGTCTGGAGATGGCGCTGCTCGCGCAC
- a CDS encoding serine/threonine protein kinase: protein MNRPDWFQAEEALQQIQVIGSDRNELVNIIGDVEGLNCIGTGTDAAVFTYDGLPQYAFKMYSDHALDKLENEKQVYEQLKGLTYFPTYYGSGRNVLVISFEPGDTLLECLEKGIAVPEQVMLDVDAAREAVRSRGLNPRDIHLKNVILQNGRGKVIDVSEYIQDGNDNRWEHLVWAYHNIYPRIKGTPISPRMLQTIKWGYNQFDHANVKMDDLAKKANRLFSRFMK, encoded by the coding sequence ATGAATCGACCGGATTGGTTCCAGGCGGAAGAAGCATTACAACAGATCCAAGTCATCGGAAGCGACCGGAATGAGCTCGTGAACATCATCGGCGATGTAGAAGGATTAAATTGCATTGGCACAGGTACGGATGCGGCTGTATTTACGTATGACGGCTTGCCGCAGTATGCCTTCAAGATGTACTCGGATCATGCCTTGGACAAACTCGAAAATGAAAAACAGGTATACGAGCAGCTCAAAGGCCTGACATACTTCCCTACCTATTATGGCAGCGGCCGGAATGTACTCGTGATCAGTTTTGAACCCGGAGATACCTTGCTGGAATGTTTGGAAAAAGGAATCGCTGTCCCCGAGCAGGTGATGCTCGATGTGGACGCAGCTCGAGAAGCCGTTCGCAGCCGCGGGTTGAACCCTCGCGACATTCACCTAAAAAATGTAATTCTCCAGAACGGACGCGGGAAAGTGATTGACGTATCCGAGTATATTCAGGACGGCAATGACAATCGCTGGGAGCATCTGGTTTGGGCTTATCACAACATCTATCCACGGATCAAAGGAACGCCCATATCTCCACGCATGCTGCAAACGATCAAATGGGGATACAATCAGTTCGATCATGCCAACGTCAAAATGGACGACCTCGCCAAGAAAGCCAATCGTCTGTTCTCCAGATTTATGAAATGA
- the ald gene encoding alanine dehydrogenase, translating to MRIGIPKEIKNNENRVAMTPAGAADFIRAGHQVLIEQGAGIGSGFTDHEYQTAGAEIRMDAKSVWTEADMIIKVKEPLASEYGYFRPGLILFTYLHLAAEPELAKALIKSRVTAIAYETLEVNSALPLLTPMSEVAGRMASQIGAQLLEKTEGGKGILLSGVPGVSRGKVVIIGGGTVGTNAAKIAIGLGADVTILDLNLNRLRQLDDIFGNQIHTLVSSPSNIATAVAAADLLICAVLIPGAKAPTLVSEQVVKTMAPGSVIVDVAIDQGGIVETIDHITTHDEPTYVKHGVVHYAVANMPGAVPRTSTVALTNATMPYALQLANHGAAAAIRGSSSIRSAVNALNGHITYEAVARDLGHAYVPAGQALENTAAVQ from the coding sequence ATGAGAATCGGAATTCCCAAAGAAATCAAGAATAATGAGAATCGTGTAGCAATGACTCCGGCCGGGGCTGCTGATTTCATCAGAGCCGGTCACCAGGTACTGATTGAACAAGGCGCGGGGATCGGCAGTGGATTCACGGATCATGAATATCAAACTGCGGGCGCCGAGATTCGGATGGATGCCAAGTCCGTGTGGACCGAAGCCGATATGATCATCAAGGTGAAAGAACCACTTGCCAGTGAATATGGATATTTTCGTCCGGGACTGATCCTGTTCACATACCTGCACCTCGCAGCGGAACCGGAGCTTGCCAAAGCGCTTATTAAAAGTCGGGTAACGGCTATTGCGTATGAGACGTTGGAGGTCAACAGTGCCCTCCCCCTGCTCACCCCTATGAGTGAAGTTGCAGGCCGCATGGCCTCCCAGATCGGGGCACAGTTATTGGAGAAAACGGAAGGTGGCAAGGGCATTCTGTTGTCCGGTGTACCCGGCGTCAGTCGGGGGAAAGTGGTCATTATTGGGGGTGGAACGGTGGGAACAAATGCAGCCAAAATTGCTATTGGTCTTGGCGCCGATGTGACCATCCTTGACCTGAATCTGAATCGTCTGCGCCAGTTGGATGATATCTTCGGCAATCAGATCCACACGTTGGTATCCAGCCCGTCCAACATTGCAACAGCTGTTGCGGCGGCAGATCTGTTGATCTGTGCGGTGCTGATTCCGGGCGCCAAGGCGCCAACGCTTGTCAGCGAGCAAGTGGTTAAGACGATGGCACCGGGTTCGGTCATTGTGGATGTCGCGATTGATCAGGGCGGGATCGTTGAGACCATTGATCATATCACAACCCACGATGAACCGACCTATGTGAAACATGGCGTCGTGCATTACGCGGTGGCGAACATGCCGGGCGCCGTGCCGCGTACGTCCACGGTGGCGCTAACCAACGCCACCATGCCTTATGCGCTGCAGCTGGCCAACCATGGTGCAGCCGCCGCGATTCGCGGCAGTTCGTCCATTCGCAGCGCGGTCAATGCGCTGAATGGACACATCACGTATGAGGCGGTTGCCCGGGATCTCGGGCATGCTTATGTTCCTGCGGGTCAGGCGCTGGAGAATACCGCCGCTGTCCAGTAA